In Zingiber officinale cultivar Zhangliang chromosome 9B, Zo_v1.1, whole genome shotgun sequence, the genomic window GTCCAACGCCGCCACCGCCTCCTCGCAGTCCTCTTCCCCCATCCCGCCGTCCACCACGGCGAAGTCCACCCCTCCGATCTGCTCCACCGACTCCCTCGGCCTCCCCTCCACCCTCCACTCCACCACGTCCGCCAGGCCCAGCCTCTCGACCTGCCTCCCCAGCCGCTCCCCCGCCTCCCTCTCGCGGCGCACGCAGACGACCCGGCCTCCCGTCTGCCTGGCCGCCGCTGCCAGCGCCAGCACGGACGGCGACATGCCGCCGTCCTCCACGTCCACCATGCGCCGGGCGCGGTTGCCGGCCGCGAGGGCCGATATGTACTCCACGCACTTGGGTTCCATGGGAATCGactccccttcgtcttcctcctccTCGCAGTACTTGTAGAATTCCTCGCACTGTAACGAATCGCAGTGCCTAACCGATTACTGtttaattccaaaaaaaaaaaaaaaaatctcttcatcGATTAGGAGAAAGAACAAATGTACTGACCAATCGAAGAGTGCGCATGTAAGCTTCCATGGCGTCCAACGGCGACCAGCAACCCATTAACGTCACAAAATGGCGATGCATGGGACGAGTAAAGGCCAGAAGAAGCTGCGCATTTATAGCCAGCAATTGAGAGAACAAAAATTAAGTAAACGAGGCGGCGTCACGTTCGCATGTGAATGGTCGTTGGCCGGTCCGGCCAAACCAGCAGCTATCGAGCTAGGTCGATCGGCCATGGGCGACGGACACGTGGGTGGTCTCCCGTGCGAGCTCACGTGGCGAACGCTGACAGTCTCTGACTTCGCAACTCCTAGGAGGCGGCGTGGCCGCATCGCGCTGGTGGTTGAGGAGCTAGAAACCGATGGGTTAATTGGGCGGCTGAATCATGCCAGCGCGCTTCTTTCTCGTGGATCCATTGACTTTAGTTATCGTGAATCGACTGGCTTATGGGAGAGTAAAATTCCGCCAACGTATCATATCTGGTGAAATCTCTGAGGAGATTTCTTCGTAGAATAAAACAATATGAGGAAGGTGGACCGGCGATATAGGCTTCCGACTCAACATCAACAAATTAAatgaaacaaaaagaaatcaaCTACATCAAAATTACGAATGAGTTTACTGTTgtatttgaaagattttttttttttttaaatgagacgTGTAACTAAAACATACTAAATTTATGAGTTGTCCACCGCCCCTGCTTTTCGATTTCCGATTTATCCAGTGGCTGATAAAAAAATCTATGACATGAGGCCGATCGTTCTAGAACAGACTAACTAGATTTATCAATGTGAAAGCGAGTAGCAGGAACTGATAGTCTTTCTTTCAGAGTGACTAAACAAGGCTAAACATtgagaggaaagggaaaaaaactaagaaaaacaGGTATAGCagaagcataacttaagctagaATAAAAACGAAGCATACGCACTACTTGCGGAGCTCACGGAGAACGTTGATGAGAGCAACGGGATCCAAGAGTGTCCCATCCAAGGCTACATTCGGCCTTGGTTGTCGGCGGAAAAGGGTAGCGGGCAGGAGAAGATGGTGGCAAGAGTGATGGATCTATGCCGCTTCCTGCCTGAATTGCCAAAGCCTCCAAGGGGAGAGGGTGTCGGGCAGCCAGGCTAGGGGAGAGGAGCCGGCGGCGACGAAATCCCTTCGGCGCAATCAGGCGCGTGAAGGAGCGAATAAATTAGGGGTTTTTATTAATTAGGATTTTTATTCCCTTTTAGATTTATTCAATTTGGGATTTCTATTCCTTTGAGATTTATTCGGTTTGGGATCCTTtaccaattttaaaatttattcagTTGAGAAAAACAAAttaatttattcagttaaatcgaatttcaatttttaaaattaaaactaaactgATTAAatcaatttttctaaaaaaaataaattaatcaaaccgAATTTTTAAAACATGACAAGAGGAGTTTGTTGAGACATGATTTAAGTCATGAAGCTTAAAGACGCGTTGAGAGAATTCTTGGTTGTTGGTGGAGGAGCAAATGTTTAAGGCCAATGTCGGAATAACTTTTTTGCAAATTTACCACATAGTTACCAACTTAGTCTTAACAGGAGGTTAATAAACACCACTGTAAATCTTAATCACAATTTGCTAAAAGGcgtatttaaaattttgaatttatcaaaaggtacatgttaatttattatttatcaaaggACGTATCTTTTTACAGTGCTCTTCCCATTCTATCTTCCGAATAAATTcgacttttttttattttctctgtcatctctctctcttctttttcctcctatACACGAAAAatttcttctctttcctctcttcttttttctttcttctcttttgtaCATCGATTTTTCTCAAGATATTTTAACACCCTTAAAAAGCCAAAATAAGCAATGGATAGCACCGTTTAACTCCTTACAACCCTAGaaattcataggaactgaaatgagtgcaatcggagctctctagatccatcaatggatttcgaccaaaactcattgatggacctagagagctccgattatacTCATTTTAATTCCTGTGAATTTTTTGAGTTGCAAGGAGTACAAATatattatccattatttatttcgacttctcagGGGTATTAAAATGTAAGAAggaagaatcacaaaaaaatctttatgctgatatgtaatcatatcaagcccaacgatgacctgatatggaatgatatcagacccaacatgagtctgatatggaatgatatcaagcccacattatgcctgatatgattccatatcatgtTCAACGTAAAGAATTTTGAtgattcttccttattacattCAACACCTCTacgaagccaaaataaataatggatagcatatttgaacttcttgcaaccccagaaatccatagaaactgaaatgagtacaaTTAGAACTCTCTAcatccattagtggattttgatccGATTACAACTATTTCGGTTCCTATGAATTTCTTAGATTGCAAGAAGTTTaaatatactatccattgtttattttagcttcacagaaatattaaaatataataaagaagaatcgtcaaaattatctacgttgagcctgatatgattctatatcaggcccaacatggaccTGATATCATTCTATATCAAGCTCATGTTGGCCCTGATGTCATTCTATATCAAGCCCACATGGAGATTTTTTGTGATtatttcttattacattttaacacccccaataaatcaaaataaacaatggataatatatttgaacttcttgcaactccagaaatccacaagaactgaaatgagtgcaatcggaactCTCTAAGTCTATCA contains:
- the LOC122024656 gene encoding uncharacterized protein LOC122024656: MHRHFVTLMGCWSPLDAMEAYMRTLRLCEEFYKYCEEEEDEGESIPMEPKCVEYISALAAGNRARRMVDVEDGGMSPSVLALAAAARQTGGRVVCVRREREAGERLGRQVERLGLADVVEWRVEGRPRESVEQIGGVDFAVVDGGMGEEDCEEAVAALDVGPRGAVVVVSNLFGGGKSGAAPEGG